Proteins from a single region of Paraglaciecola sp. T6c:
- a CDS encoding IS4-like element ISPat1 family transposase encodes MRDIHILHDLLKKQCPNLHAKRLSALMVATQSLLDGQQLSLTELGRNISGSVAPKHNIKRIDRLLGNNNLHNERLDIYRWHARLLCGANPMPVVLVDWSDVREQLRHLTLRASVSVQGRSVTLYERVFSFGEYNSPVSHNPFLRELASILPSGCCPLIVTDAGYRNPWFREVEKHGWFWLGRVRGDVGFKRDGQASWQSNKSFYPSANSRAKYLGCGQLGRKSPLHAHLHLYKAKAKHRKDNRSSKAGRNHTAQQSYRAGSKEPWLLATNLPENDKLNSKQLVSLYARRMQIEETFRDIKSPQYGMGLRHSNSRCTKRFDILLLIAMLAEWLLRLLGIIAQKQNWERAFQANTIRHRRVLSIIRLGREVRKRAKDYRMNSAQMTWAIAQYITWVHKEGRPIL; translated from the coding sequence ATGCGTGATATTCATATCTTACACGATTTGCTTAAAAAACAATGCCCTAATCTACATGCCAAACGTCTTTCCGCTTTGATGGTTGCCACCCAATCTTTGCTAGATGGCCAGCAACTATCGTTGACCGAATTAGGACGCAATATCTCAGGCTCCGTGGCCCCGAAACACAACATTAAACGCATCGACAGGCTGCTTGGTAATAACAACCTACATAATGAACGGCTCGACATCTATCGTTGGCACGCTCGCTTGCTTTGCGGTGCTAACCCCATGCCGGTTGTCCTTGTGGATTGGTCTGATGTGCGTGAGCAGCTCAGGCATTTAACCTTACGTGCATCGGTCAGTGTTCAGGGGCGCTCTGTCACGCTTTATGAGCGCGTATTTTCATTCGGTGAATACAATTCACCTGTTAGTCATAATCCGTTTTTACGGGAGTTGGCGAGTATCCTGCCGTCGGGTTGTTGCCCGTTGATTGTGACCGATGCAGGCTATCGTAACCCTTGGTTTCGTGAAGTCGAAAAGCATGGATGGTTCTGGCTAGGCCGAGTGCGCGGTGATGTGGGATTTAAGCGTGATGGGCAAGCATCATGGCAAAGTAATAAGTCGTTTTATCCCAGTGCAAATTCTCGGGCCAAATACCTTGGGTGTGGGCAATTAGGGCGTAAAAGCCCGCTTCATGCACACCTGCATTTGTACAAAGCAAAGGCCAAACATCGAAAGGACAACCGCTCTTCAAAGGCAGGTCGAAACCACACCGCCCAGCAAAGCTATCGTGCCGGTAGCAAAGAGCCTTGGCTACTCGCCACTAACCTTCCCGAGAACGATAAACTTAACTCAAAACAGCTGGTTTCTCTTTACGCAAGACGGATGCAAATAGAAGAAACCTTCCGCGATATTAAAAGCCCTCAATACGGAATGGGACTGCGCCACAGCAACAGTCGCTGTACCAAACGATTCGACATATTACTGCTGATAGCGATGCTCGCAGAATGGCTATTACGGTTACTCGGTATCATTGCTCAAAAACAAAATTGGGAAAGAGCATTTCAAGCTAACACCATCCGTCATCGGCGCGTGTTATCTATCATTAGGCTAGGCAGAGAAGTCAGGAAAAGGGCAAAAGATTACAGGATGAACTCAGCCCAAATGACATGGGCTATCGCCCAATATATTACCTGGGTTCACAAAGAAGGAAGACCAATTCTATGA
- a CDS encoding TIR domain-containing protein, protein MAYRNGNYSAFYVSEPFTEGGLGAHATKDFVSYSMLRAWKGKDSDFPFNDSHNKNYNVRDGSDWDKTLKPRIRERLSKSKNIILFLSSVTKSSKAIREEIDYGINTLGLPVIVVYPEYTEKSDIINCQSKTFKKQIKDLWDKLPKFRDSMDSVPTLHIPNKKALIEKSLKDTDFMVNTKKDAAKSFYPC, encoded by the coding sequence ATGGCATATCGCAACGGAAATTATTCAGCGTTTTACGTCAGTGAGCCATTCACTGAAGGTGGTCTAGGCGCTCATGCAACTAAAGATTTTGTAAGCTACAGCATGCTTAGAGCATGGAAAGGAAAGGATTCAGACTTTCCATTTAATGATTCCCACAATAAAAACTACAATGTAAGGGACGGCAGTGATTGGGACAAAACTTTAAAACCGAGAATTAGAGAGCGACTCAGTAAATCTAAGAATATAATATTATTCTTAAGCTCTGTGACAAAAAGTTCCAAAGCGATTCGTGAAGAAATTGACTACGGAATAAATACATTGGGCTTGCCGGTTATTGTTGTATATCCAGAGTACACGGAAAAATCTGATATTATTAACTGCCAATCAAAAACGTTCAAAAAGCAGATAAAGGATCTTTGGGATAAATTGCCAAAGTTTCGAGACTCAATGGATTCAGTGCCCACTCTACATATCCCAAACAAAAAAGCACTGATCGAAAAGTCGCTTAAGGATACTGACTTTATGGTGAATACAAAAAAGGATGCAGCCAAGTCTTTTTATCCGTGTTAA
- a CDS encoding GNAT family N-acetyltransferase: MSITFSPISSGSANYIGVIDLYKEAFPEARKVPKWLLKYKLRNGKVGFSALYAEDKWIGLIYITEYEDIVFIQSIAILESCRSKGFGSQVLESLKNEHLGKRIVLNIEVIDKQTNNYKQRVKRKEFYRKNGFLPSGFIVKEPGENLEMLIYGSGITKKEIESIYKKLFGNILGLFIKPEITKIL; this comes from the coding sequence ATGAGCATTACGTTCTCACCTATAAGTAGTGGTAGCGCTAATTATATTGGGGTAATAGACCTCTATAAAGAAGCATTCCCAGAAGCGAGGAAAGTGCCTAAATGGCTTCTCAAGTATAAGTTGAGAAATGGTAAGGTAGGTTTTAGTGCTTTGTATGCTGAAGATAAGTGGATTGGCCTTATTTATATAACGGAATATGAGGATATTGTATTTATCCAATCAATTGCAATATTAGAATCTTGTCGTTCAAAAGGCTTTGGTAGTCAAGTGCTCGAATCCTTAAAAAATGAACATTTAGGTAAAAGGATAGTTTTAAATATTGAGGTCATAGATAAACAAACAAATAATTATAAACAAAGAGTTAAACGTAAAGAATTTTACCGAAAAAACGGTTTTTTACCTTCTGGTTTTATAGTTAAAGAACCAGGCGAAAATCTTGAAATGTTAATATATGGTTCAGGTATTACTAAAAAGGAAATAGAATCTATATACAAAAAACTTTTCGGAAACATCCTAGGTTTATTTATAAAGCCAGAGATTACCAAAATTTTATAA
- a CDS encoding macro domain-containing protein codes for MAKVSFLDKRIFRQFLEVVSVISVVASLAFIFVEIPKDCKLVVGGIFLILLFGVYVALWVRSNNLQQIHTNIEGSEVTIKKGDIFKQPDFKVIAFNEYLDTKVDNKIISSNSLNGIFINSHLDTSVVDLDRYIENYPFEDDDVVGENPERKSGKKKRFEIGAICVYGEYLLTAFSKFDDKNRARLTMPEYLSFLINFWDRVNRIYAQKSVSVPIFGSGITRIKEHKNISDEDLLKIMLWTFRISEMRFKYPAKLTIIIHPEKMDAINLLDIKSSNNGL; via the coding sequence TTGGCAAAGGTAAGTTTTCTGGATAAGAGAATTTTCAGGCAATTTCTTGAAGTTGTCTCTGTAATAAGTGTCGTGGCATCGCTTGCATTTATATTTGTTGAGATACCCAAAGATTGTAAGCTCGTGGTCGGGGGCATATTTTTAATACTGCTTTTTGGCGTTTATGTGGCTTTGTGGGTCAGATCTAACAACTTGCAGCAGATTCACACTAATATCGAGGGAAGTGAAGTCACGATAAAAAAAGGGGATATATTTAAGCAGCCTGATTTTAAAGTCATAGCGTTTAATGAATATTTAGATACGAAAGTGGATAACAAGATTATATCTAGTAACTCACTGAACGGTATATTTATTAATAGCCATCTTGACACTTCAGTTGTTGACCTTGATCGTTATATCGAAAACTATCCTTTCGAAGATGATGATGTTGTTGGCGAAAATCCGGAGAGGAAGAGCGGGAAAAAGAAACGTTTCGAAATTGGCGCCATTTGTGTATATGGAGAGTATTTGTTAACAGCTTTTTCGAAATTTGACGATAAAAACCGAGCTCGGTTAACGATGCCGGAATATCTCAGTTTTCTTATTAACTTCTGGGACAGGGTGAATAGAATCTATGCACAAAAAAGTGTTTCGGTCCCAATTTTTGGGTCAGGGATAACGCGGATTAAAGAGCACAAAAATATCAGTGATGAAGACTTGCTTAAGATCATGCTTTGGACATTCAGGATTAGTGAGATGCGATTCAAGTATCCAGCAAAGCTAACTATTATTATTCATCCAGAGAAAATGGATGCTATTAACTTACTCGATATTAAATCGTCCAACAATGGGCTTTAA
- a CDS encoding GNAT family N-acetyltransferase, which translates to MQGYKISTDTNEMDLDVIHGFISSTYWAKGIPRSAMEKAIRNSLCFGVLTETGEQVGFARLITDKATFAYLADVFILPEHRGLVLSKWLMQNIMAPPELQALRRMLLVTRDAQGLYAQFGFKEVVAPKGMMQILRPDVYQPKPAKT; encoded by the coding sequence ATGCAAGGATATAAGATAAGTACGGATACAAACGAAATGGATCTCGATGTAATACATGGGTTTATTTCGAGCACCTACTGGGCTAAAGGTATACCAAGAAGCGCGATGGAAAAAGCCATTAGAAATTCATTGTGCTTTGGGGTGTTGACCGAGACAGGTGAGCAAGTGGGCTTTGCTCGTTTGATCACTGATAAAGCAACGTTTGCATATCTCGCTGACGTATTCATTTTGCCTGAGCATCGTGGCCTCGTCCTAAGCAAATGGTTAATGCAAAATATTATGGCTCCCCCCGAACTTCAAGCTTTGCGCCGAATGCTATTGGTAACCCGAGATGCACAGGGTTTATATGCACAATTTGGCTTTAAAGAGGTAGTCGCACCTAAAGGCATGATGCAAATATTACGACCAGACGTTTATCAGCCTAAACCTGCGAAAACATGA
- a CDS encoding IS4-like element ISPat1 family transposase, with protein sequence MRDIHILHDLLKKQCPNLHAKRLSSLMVATQSLLDGQQLSLTELGRNISGSVAPKHNIKRIDRLLGNNNLHNERLDIYRWHARLLCGANPMPVVLVDWSDVREQLRHLTLRASVSVQGRSVTLYERVFSFGEYNSPVSHNPFLRELASILPSGCCPLIVTDAGYRNPWFREVEKHGWFWLGRVRGDVGFKRDGQASWQSNKSFYPSANSRAKYLGCGQLGRKSPLHAHLHLYKAKAKHRKDNRSSKAGRNHTAQQSYRAGSKEPWLLATNLPENDKLNSKQLVSLYARRMQIEETFRDIKSPQYGMGLRHSNSRCTKRFDILLLIAMLAEWLLRLLGIIAQKQNWERAFQANTIRHRRVLSIIRLGREVRKRAKDYRMNSAQMTWAIAQYITWVHKEGRPIL encoded by the coding sequence ATGCGTGATATTCATATCTTACACGATTTGCTTAAAAAACAATGTCCTAATCTACATGCAAAACGCCTTTCCTCTTTGATGGTTGCCACACAATCTTTGCTAGATGGTCAGCAACTGTCGTTGACCGAATTAGGACGCAATATCTCAGGCTCCGTGGCCCCGAAACACAACATTAAACGCATCGACAGGCTGCTTGGTAATAACAACCTACATAATGAACGGCTCGACATCTACCGTTGGCACGCTCGCTTGCTTTGCGGTGCTAACCCCATGCCGGTTGTTCTTGTGGATTGGTCTGATGTGCGTGAGCAGCTCAGGCATTTAACCTTACGTGCATCGGTCAGTGTTCAGGGGCGCTCTGTCACGCTTTATGAGCGCGTATTTTCATTCGGTGAATACAATTCACCTGTTAGTCATAATCCGTTTTTACGGGAGTTGGCGAGTATCCTGCCGTCGGGTTGTTGCCCGTTGATTGTGACCGATGCAGGCTATCGTAACCCTTGGTTTCGTGAAGTCGAAAAGCATGGATGGTTCTGGCTAGGCCGAGTGCGCGGTGATGTGGGATTTAAGCGTGATGGGCAAGCATCATGGCAAAGTAATAAGTCGTTTTATCCCAGTGCAAATTCTCGGGCCAAATACCTTGGGTGTGGGCAATTAGGGCGTAAAAGCCCGCTTCATGCACACCTGCATTTGTACAAAGCAAAGGCCAAACATCGAAAGGACAACCGTTCTTCAAAGGCAGGTCGAAACCACACCGCCCAGCAAAGCTATCGTGCCGGTAGCAAAGAGCCTTGGCTACTCGCCACTAACCTTCCCGAGAACGATAAACTTAACTCAAAACAGCTGGTTTCCCTTTACGCAAGACGGATGCAAATAGAAGAAACCTTCCGCGATATTAAAAGCCCTCAATACGGAATGGGACTGCGCCACAGCAACAGTCGCTGTACCAAACGATTCGACATATTACTGCTGATAGCGATGCTCGCAGAATGGCTATTACGGTTACTCGGTATCATTGCTCAAAAACAAAATTGGGAAAGAGCATTTCAAGCTAACACCATCCGTCATCGGCGCGTGTTATCTATCATTAGGCTAGGCAGAGAAGTCAGGAAAAGGGCAAAAGATTACAGGATGAACTCAGCTCAAATGACATGGGCTATCGCCCAATATATTACCTGGGTTCACAAAGAAGGGAGACCAATTCTATGA